DNA from Triticum aestivum cultivar Chinese Spring chromosome 7D, IWGSC CS RefSeq v2.1, whole genome shotgun sequence:
ACAAATTTAAAAAGAATGATAAAAAGTTGGTGTTGATTGGCACTTCTGCCTTACTTTGGGTAATTTGGATTTGCAGAAATGACATTATTTTTGGCAGGAAAAGTGTTAATGACCCAATAGGGATAATCAAAAGAATGTGTAACTCGATTACTGACTGCGCTGTTTTGCAGAGAAACGACCCAGAGGAAAAAATGTTGATGCTGGGAGCAAGACTCATCGAGCAGGTGGCAAGTGAGATTTACAGGGCTTCACAAGGGTGGCGATTTGGTGTGCCGCGGCTACAGATGTGATGGTGTGCGCCTCCCGGGAAGGAATCTCCTATCTAGACGTTTATTTTAAATGTTTTTGTAATTTTGCACATGACATGAAGAGGGTTTCGTAGATACTACCTCTGTAAtttaatgtaagacgtttttgcagttcaaattgCAGACACAAGTCATGTTTAACAGGCTTTCTCGCTCTATATAGATGTATAAATCTTGGCGTGGAATTTGCATCCGGTATATGTAGGACAAAATACGATTGATCAGATTGAAGTATGATCTTGCCATGTTATAAAATGAGAAAGAACTCCATCATTCGAAAGGCACAAGGGTAATTGCAATTATTTTCGTTTGACCACTTCGATTTGAACTAGGCTGACTTCATGAACTTGCCCTCTTCAGACAACGCAGTTCCAAATACTACGATAGCCGCACCGGCAAGCAATGAGCCGAAGCTAGAAACATTGTTAACTTCTGTGCATACATGGCATTTCGAATTCAATAATCAAATTACCAGAATCACTCACGAGCAATGATGAAACAGCTGTAAAATATGACATgagcttgagagagagagagagagagagagagagagagagagatcggtgCTGACTTCACATGGTACAACTTGTTCATGTATTGAGAGATCGGCACCAGGGAAAATGGATACAACTTGGGAACATGGTTGAAAGaaaacccgcaaaaaaaaaacatggTGGAAAGCAACCCCACAAAAAAAACATGGTTGAGAGCAAAAACAGGGAATTTTGAGGATTTGGGGATTTTGAGTACTTCAAAAAAAATGTTTGGGggatttgagcacatcaaagaaaaAATGTACTTCTTTTATAAGTAATAGTTTGTCCGGACACTATGAAACTTGATAAGATTATGACACTCATCAGACACTATAATAGTTTTTTTTTGGCGAGAgaaatttccaatctattcatcaatcatggcagtacagagAACTCTAgacgtaataaaaattacaaccggATCCATGgatcacctagcgacgactacaatcatTGGAGCGAATAGTTGTGGTAGCATTGCAGGAAGAAATTAAACACTTGGCTTGGTTTGCTGCATACAGCAAATCCAAAGCATAAATTTTATTTTTGAAACTAGGTAAAAAAAAACGGTTTTGCTATTTGTCAGTCGAGTGTTTTGCAATTGGCTTTCATTCAAATTTGTGTCTGTTCGATCACGCATTGAGATTCGCGCTGGCAGTTGTCGTTTTGGGTCTGTTTTTCTTATCGGGCGCCCGATTCGTTTCAGTCCAGCCCGTTTTTCCGCCGCCCGTCGGGTgtggttttctttttccttttttcttttgaaATTTCTCTGCGTCTTTCCCTTCCCCATTTCTCATTCGGGCAGTACTGTTCGAATCGGCAGAGACAGGgagcgagcgagagggagagcactTGAGCGGCGGAGAAGAGGAGGCGATTTCATTGTGTTCATGTCGTTCCGGAGAAGCCCCTCGCTGGAGCTTGATTTTCTCTTTGATTCCCAGTTGCCTCGGTTGCTTGTTCTTGTCCCCCTCCCCCTGTGTGATTTCGGATGTTTCTACCCCTGTAGCTTCCAGATCTAGCTCTATTTTTGCTTGGTTTCGTGGTGTGTGTAGGTTGCTAGGTGTTGTTGTGGATTTTGTTAGCTCTTGTAGATGCAATTGTTGGTTCTGCTTCGGGGGATGTGTAGATTCCGCTGATACCCCCTCTGCTCTTTTTGTAGATGTATGAATTGGTCTGTTGTGCTGGGTTGTGGTTCCGCTGTTAGGTTTTAGGTTTCCATGTTTTGATCCCATCGGCTGTAGGCGCTGGTAGATGTCATCAGAGGGTTGTTTTTGTGGTTAGGGTTCGGTGATTTCTGCTGAATAGGTAGGCTATGTATTTGTTTCGGCTAGTTGGTTCATGGCAGTTCTACTCCAACCCTTCTGATTTTCATTGTAGTTGTTTGTATTTTGGTAGTATTAATTGTTCCCCTGTATTAGGATTTTTTTCAGTGCTTATTCCCATATGAGATTTTTGCAGAGTGAGAAGTGTAGTCCCAGGGGTAATCCCATGTATTTCTCTGTGCTATCATTGTAATTCCTGCTTATTTACTTTGTAATTTCATGCGTAGTAGCACTGTAATTTGTTCTGACTTCTAGTGTTAGATTTTGCAGTGTTGCACATCCAGTGTAGCCTTCTTAATCTGCAAATAGCAGGTATATGCCCAGTATGTCCCAGATATTCATTGTAATATGCCCCAGAGTTTCTCtgtaaatttgaacttcttttacACTGTAATTTGCCCAAGATTTACGTTCTAATCCCGTAGATGTATACTGTAAAATGCCCCAGATTTACTATGTATATTTCAGCTTATTTTACTCTGTAATTTGACTGAGATTTACACTGTAATCCCCTAGATTTTATAGTGTAATATGCCCTAGATTTTCTGTGTATTTTTTGAGCTACTTTTACTCTGTAATTTGACCAAGATTTACACTATAATCCCCTAGATTTGCACTGTAATACGTCCCAGATATTACACTGTAATTTGACCGGGATTTACACTGGAATTCGCCTCATATTTACTATGTAATTTGACCGAGTTTTACACTGTAATTGTCCAGATTGCACTGTAATATGTCCCAGATATTACACTGTAATTTAACCAGAATTTGGCTCAGATTTACTCTGTAATTTGTCTGAGATTTACACTGTAATTCCCCAGTTTTTCCACTGTAATTTGACTGTAACTTTCAGCTGCATTACTCTGTAATTTTGTTTCATTCTCCGCAACTTTTGAGCTACATTCTTGTGCCATATTCATGTGTTCAGAGCTAGCTCTCGGATATGTATCTCATTAGTTTTTTATgatttgttttgctttttagtctaATGGGTAGGCTACGGAAAGACTCTTACCAGGACGGTCCATTGGCATCATCTATTGAGAGTGCAGTTTCTTTAAATGATCCATTTGTGCCTAATGACTTCGTGGACGATGGTTCTAATGCTATGTCATTGGTagttatttctttcttcttctctagtttttgttttcttctttcttctctctTTAGTTTGTTTAATTAGGGTATGTTGACTTATTTTTTTCAGGAACTTTCTAGTGATGATGGAGGCTTTGACAAAGCTCTATTCAAGTTCTATATGAATCATGTGTGTGCTTTTTTTTCTTGAAGTAGTTGATTATATTTTTGATGATATTTCTTTGGATTGAcccttgtcttttttgtttcttcagaaagtgaaATCATTGAAGAGGAAATTATTGTGTGCTGGAAGAAGGAATGCTGTCAGTTCCCCTTGTTATACTAAGCTCTCGCATGGCTTTAGTTTGTCCTTCTCTTTAATGTTGCATTGCAGTTTTCCAGTGCTGTAGTTCTGTATTTAGGTCATAATTAATCTTGTTTCCTTCTGTATCCTATTGTTTGTTTGCACATCTCATGGAATTTCAGTGGTTTTCCTCTACAATTTAACTGTAATTATCAGAGTATTTCCTCCTCTAGTTTTTTGTATTATATCTGTGCTCAGGAAGTCATAGAGCTGGGTCTGCCGTAATGTATGTACTGTATTGTAGTTATGATTTCTTCGCGCTTTGCTTTTGCTAGTTCCATCTTGTACATAACTAGGTCTTTTACCTTGTATATAATGTCAGATTATAGAAGCGCAGTAAATGAAAATGTTTCCTGCAATAGATTGTCAACTTTTCATTATTATGTACATAGCATTTTTCTTCAAGTTTCTGAGATCATTATCTGATATTTCTATCTCACATTTAGAATGAGTTCTTGTGAATTATGAGTAGACCCTCTTCAGTTATTGTTCTTTGCTTGCATCCCATCTGCAATTTTGAAAAAGTAAATGTCAATAATAGCAAAAATATGAACAACAATCTCTTTTATGATTAATAGTAAATTATGAACAACCAACTCTTGTGATATTGTCAGTACATGTTCCTCCAAAGTGCTTACTGTAATTTACCAGAATGCCCTGAATTGCTTCTGACTAATTTATCTGTTCTTAGATTGTATTTTGCTTTACTTATTTTATAGCAATTCATGTGTATTTAGACTGTAAATTTTCCTTGTGAAGCACTGTAATTCATGTGTACCTTCACTGTACTTTACTTTCAGAGTAATTCCTTAGATTGTATAGTGTAATTCCAGAGCTTTAGTAACTATAAATCCTTGGTGATCGCACTGTATTTTCCTGTGATTATTCATTATTGTCATTCCTTGGTGTTTGCACTGCAATTTCCACTGATTTATTCAGTAAATTATCTCTAATGTGTCTGAAATGTTGTCTTTGTGCCTACTTCATTGTTATCATTCCTACAATGTGCCTTTTCAGTTTCATTTCACTGTAATATCTTCCAGTTTTACAGTGTAATTTACTGCATAGTCACTGTAAAGCTTGCAGGTATTACAGTGGAATACCTAAGTTTTTTAGGGAGTTACACTGTAAATACCCCATTTTTACATTGTACATACTGTTGGTATTTACAGTGGAATTCCTCTGATTTTTTCACTGTATATCCTCAGTTGCCTTACCATGTAATATCCCACATTTACCATCCATGCTTTATCTCTAATTTCCAGGTTTTCTGACAATGTAAATTGCAGCTACATTACACTGTAATGCAGCACATATTTTCATGTGTACTTACCGTATGCCCTTATTTTCATGTGTATTTACAAtgcttttttaattttttatttaccCTGATATAAATAAATTTCAGTGTTGCTTTCAGTCTGTTAGAACCAGATGGTTCCATTTTTTTCACTAGATTCTTTGATGTTTTCTGCGGACAAGTTCATGTAAAAAGTGTCTGTACATCAGAAGGGTGAGCAAAAGAGTAAGAATTCCTGGCGTGAGCAGAAGGAGACGAGTTCATGTAAAAGGTATCCAGTAGTTTAAGCAACCGGGTCATAATTTTTAGCCCGACCCGTTTTGTTGGTGTTACAAACGTACAATTGTCGACTCTGTTTGGACATACACCTGTCATCTGCTTATTTGTCAGGAAATTTGAATGTAACCCAATTGAAAATCAGTCAAATGTCAAATAGACAGTCCCAAAAAAAATTGCCATTTTCGTTGGGCTAGGCTAGAAGGCCAAAAGCCACATACAAAATATCACTCTCGCGACATCACGCTACACAATGTTCATTGGCAAGGCACCCCATCCAAAGCATAATCGttcacatatataaatcccaaCTCCCAGCAAATTGCAAAGTGTCCAAGATCTTCTCTACGAAGATAGTAGAAACTACAATAATTAATTCTATCATGGATTAATCAGACACTAAGCTTAAGCACTTGCTATCGCGCTCCGTCACTTCGCTTCCTAGTGGCTTGCCCTCGGCCGACATTGGCCAGGTAGTTCATCGCCGCCGTGACGTGCAACCTCTCGCGTTGCCGGTGGCAACTCTTGCACACGAAATACACCACCACCTGCGCCACCAGCCCTGCCATCACCGCCGTCCACAGCGCCACCGCCATC
Protein-coding regions in this window:
- the LOC123170291 gene encoding uncharacterized protein; this translates as MGRLRKDSYQDGPLASSIESAVSLNDPFVPNDFVDDGSNAMSLELSSDDGGFDKALFKFYMNHKVKSLKRKLLCAGRRNAVSSPCYTKLSHGFSLSFSLMLHCSFPVL